One Chiloscyllium plagiosum isolate BGI_BamShark_2017 chromosome 34, ASM401019v2, whole genome shotgun sequence genomic window carries:
- the LOC122540313 gene encoding ceramide-1-phosphate transfer protein isoform X2 produces MRFMSSLGSAFSFISNDAVTKIQILEDYRSGVNGQKYLTIQSMVKYEVDNKLVDLTKQGDHWDSGCRTLLRLHRALRWLQLFLEKLRVASDNSKTSVLCTEAYQDVLAKYHPWIIRKAATVAFYMLPSRANFFEVMNMGPTEKVVAILGEALPVVAKTYEITEDLYSQHGLLDLP; encoded by the exons ATGAG ATTTATGAGCAGTCTGGGATCAGCATTTTCCTTTATTTCAAATGATGCTGTCACCAAAATCCAAATTCTGGAAGACTACAGAAGTGGTGTGAATGGCCAAAAGTATTTGACCATTCAGTCGATGGTAAAGTACGAGGTTGATAACAAGCTCGTGGATCTGACAAAGCAGGGTGACCACTGGGACTCTGGCTGCCGTACACTACTGCGGCTCCATCGTGCCCTCAGGTGGCTGCAGCTCTTTCTGGAGAAACTGCGGGTAGCTTCTGACAATAGCAAAACGTCTGTCCTTTGTACAGAGGCCTACCAGGATGTCCTGGCCAAATATCATCCCTGGATAATACGCAAAGCTGCAACTGTGGCCTTTTATATGCTGCCAAGCCGAGCAAACTTCTTTGAGGTTATGAATATGGGCCCAACAGAAAAGGTGGTGGCTATACTGGGAGAAGCACTGCCGGTCGTTGCAAAAACTTACGAAATCACAGAAGACctgtatagtcaacatggcttgctTGATCTTCCGTAA
- the LOC122540313 gene encoding ceramide-1-phosphate transfer protein isoform X1, translating to MADPDRFSLAEVLESFKKCLTDEGEILQEHYLEGWKGLVKFMSSLGSAFSFISNDAVTKIQILEDYRSGVNGQKYLTIQSMVKYEVDNKLVDLTKQGDHWDSGCRTLLRLHRALRWLQLFLEKLRVASDNSKTSVLCTEAYQDVLAKYHPWIIRKAATVAFYMLPSRANFFEVMNMGPTEKVVAILGEALPVVAKTYEITEDLYSQHGLLDLP from the exons ATGGCTGATCCGGACAGGTTCAGTTTGGCTGAGGTTCTGGAGTCTTTCAAAAAGTGCCTGACTGATGAGGGAGAAATCCTGCAGGAACATTACTTAGAAGGATGGAAAGGGCTGGTAAA ATTTATGAGCAGTCTGGGATCAGCATTTTCCTTTATTTCAAATGATGCTGTCACCAAAATCCAAATTCTGGAAGACTACAGAAGTGGTGTGAATGGCCAAAAGTATTTGACCATTCAGTCGATGGTAAAGTACGAGGTTGATAACAAGCTCGTGGATCTGACAAAGCAGGGTGACCACTGGGACTCTGGCTGCCGTACACTACTGCGGCTCCATCGTGCCCTCAGGTGGCTGCAGCTCTTTCTGGAGAAACTGCGGGTAGCTTCTGACAATAGCAAAACGTCTGTCCTTTGTACAGAGGCCTACCAGGATGTCCTGGCCAAATATCATCCCTGGATAATACGCAAAGCTGCAACTGTGGCCTTTTATATGCTGCCAAGCCGAGCAAACTTCTTTGAGGTTATGAATATGGGCCCAACAGAAAAGGTGGTGGCTATACTGGGAGAAGCACTGCCGGTCGTTGCAAAAACTTACGAAATCACAGAAGACctgtatagtcaacatggcttgctTGATCTTCCGTAA